In a single window of the Paramisgurnus dabryanus chromosome 23, PD_genome_1.1, whole genome shotgun sequence genome:
- the LOC135781815 gene encoding uncharacterized protein, translating to MSDLKDLETSRGGILRKQNSAPSGSRVTFARPRAEPDVELSHSVGRWTESMSTRPAQGPKGWYVRDTYRELAYAPPSYYPKMFILLGKADEGVPAGVRQKKLTSTERLRMSMTRMEASRRARLNSDEEARWALLQILKDWCGPEADERDKITGSSAEGLVSLVESSGERDAQLKLCVSAPAAFEMWAVPPGIVNDDELVPAAGRQTAMSTPAQGKEVTSCGERDSQRRLCVSAPAACETRFVLPGAIDDEEWVPAVVSTSAATLDEEERSLPGQCITP from the exons ATGTCTGATTTGAAGGATCTCGAGACCAGCAGGGGTGGTATTCTGCGAAAGCAGAATTCTGCCCCTTCAGGTTCTCGGGTAACCTTCGCCCGTCCGCGGGCTGAACCGGATGTGGAATTGAGCCATTCAG TTGGTAGATGGACTGAGAGCATGTCTACTAGACCAGCGCAGGGGCCAAAAGGCTGGTATGTACGAGATACATACCGGGAGTTGGCCTACGCTCCACCCTCATATTATCCCAAAATGTTTATCCTTCTGGGGAAAGCAGATGAGGGGGTCCCTGCAG GTGTTAGACAGAAAAAGCTTACATCAACTGAGAGGCTCAGGATGTCCATGACTAGAATGGAAGCCTCACGAAGGGCCCGTTTAAACTCGGATGAGGAGGCACGTTGGGCCCTTCTACAGATTTTGAAAGATTGGTGTGGCCCTGAAG CTGATGAACGAGATAAGATCACGGGTTCATCAGCTGAGGGGCTCGTAAGTCTCGTTGAAAGCAGTGGGGAGCGAGATGCTCAACTGAAGTTGTGCGTCTCTGCCCCCGCAGCTTTCGAAATGTGGGCTGTCCCTCCGGGGATAGTTAATGATGATGAGTTGGTCCCTGCAG CTGGTAGACAGACTGCCATGTCTACACCAGCTCAGGGGAAAGAAGTAACAAGCTGCGGTGAACGAGATTCACAACGGAGGTTGTGCGTCTCTGCACCCGCAGCTTGCGAAACAAGGTTTGTCCTTCCCGGGGCAATTGACGATGAAGAGTGGGTCCCTGCAG TTGTGTCTACATCTGCAGCGACTTTAGATGAAGAGGAGAGAAGCTTACCAGGTCAGTGTATTACACCATAA